The following proteins are encoded in a genomic region of Opitutus sp.:
- the rho gene encoding transcription termination factor Rho, whose amino-acid sequence MDESDITSSAAAGSGKPKKAVKRTTRAVSSTAAVKKPKVVKPRAPKASKSGSSSNAEPSLFEISAPPPAPQPVYRAPEPAPAPAPAPVAHVEPREERAAPVISYEPPQAPVERPVFVPSSDHAHVAPPSVEPAFFPVEAAPESGAVAAAPQFTAPAAPAEHGGGGGAPQAGAHDDDRGPWWKRKKDKKGKWKDKQQNGGGHQGGHQGGRPGGPQHPPQPPPPVLQVKHYGDLPNPARFTDLDALDTLAATLKVGNGAEPIQVDKIYSFHLFDLTVFARKLGLVFDVTPNRLQALEAIFFHAAEQNIPLVERGFVELTDNGYGFIVHEQANYRLYPESTYLPETLIKRFALKRGHSIEVIVQPPQPGDRCLAAVSITSVMGKLPGEVSKLTPFEELVPYYPLQRILLEAPEIHKDVSMRAVDLLTPIGFGQRGLLVAPPRTGKTVLLQNIANSISHNFPEKKLILLLIDERPEEVTDFKRHTKGEVVSSTFDEAPESHVHAAEMVIEKARRMVEQGEHVVILLDSITRLARAYNALAANSGKIMSGGVEATALQKPKRFFGSARNIEGGGSITIIGTALVDTGSRMDEVIFEEFKGTGNMELHLDRGLSDKRIFPAINIDRSGTRKEELIYHPEEMLRVYGLRRAMQGIPAVEAMDMFIQRLKKTKTNAEFLMSLNR is encoded by the coding sequence ATGGACGAATCCGATATCACTAGCTCCGCCGCAGCAGGCTCAGGCAAACCTAAGAAGGCGGTCAAGCGAACCACCCGAGCTGTCTCCAGCACCGCCGCGGTGAAAAAGCCAAAGGTCGTAAAACCTCGCGCCCCCAAAGCCTCCAAATCGGGTTCAAGCTCCAACGCAGAGCCCTCCTTGTTTGAGATCTCCGCACCGCCTCCTGCACCCCAACCCGTGTACCGCGCGCCGGAACCCGCTCCAGCGCCTGCGCCCGCTCCGGTGGCTCACGTTGAACCCCGCGAGGAGCGGGCTGCCCCGGTCATATCGTATGAGCCTCCTCAGGCCCCTGTTGAGCGGCCGGTTTTTGTCCCCTCTTCAGATCATGCTCACGTCGCTCCACCCAGTGTTGAGCCGGCTTTTTTCCCCGTCGAGGCTGCGCCTGAGTCCGGTGCGGTAGCGGCCGCACCTCAGTTCACCGCGCCTGCGGCACCTGCTGAGCACGGTGGTGGTGGTGGTGCACCGCAAGCTGGCGCCCACGACGATGATCGCGGACCGTGGTGGAAGCGCAAAAAGGACAAAAAGGGGAAGTGGAAAGATAAGCAGCAAAATGGAGGTGGACATCAGGGAGGTCATCAGGGCGGCCGCCCCGGTGGCCCTCAGCATCCGCCCCAACCGCCTCCACCTGTTTTACAGGTTAAACATTACGGAGATTTGCCTAACCCCGCCCGCTTTACCGACCTCGATGCCCTCGATACGTTGGCGGCCACATTGAAGGTGGGTAACGGCGCAGAGCCGATCCAGGTGGATAAAATCTACTCGTTTCACCTCTTCGATCTCACGGTATTTGCCCGCAAGCTCGGCTTGGTTTTCGACGTAACGCCCAATCGGCTGCAGGCGCTGGAGGCCATCTTCTTTCATGCCGCCGAACAAAACATTCCCCTAGTTGAGCGCGGCTTTGTCGAACTGACGGACAATGGCTATGGCTTTATCGTGCATGAACAGGCCAACTATCGCCTATATCCAGAAAGCACATACCTGCCTGAAACCCTGATTAAGCGCTTTGCGTTGAAGCGGGGTCATAGCATCGAGGTGATCGTGCAGCCACCGCAACCAGGCGATCGTTGCTTGGCCGCGGTCAGCATCACGTCGGTGATGGGGAAACTTCCCGGTGAAGTTTCCAAGCTCACGCCGTTCGAGGAGTTGGTTCCTTATTACCCGCTGCAGCGCATTTTGCTCGAAGCACCTGAGATTCATAAGGACGTTTCGATGCGTGCGGTGGATCTGCTCACGCCGATTGGGTTTGGCCAGCGCGGACTTCTGGTTGCGCCGCCGCGCACCGGTAAAACCGTGCTGTTGCAAAACATCGCCAACTCGATTTCGCACAACTTCCCCGAGAAAAAGCTCATCCTTTTGCTCATTGATGAACGTCCGGAGGAGGTGACCGATTTCAAGCGCCACACGAAGGGCGAAGTGGTGAGTTCCACCTTTGATGAGGCGCCCGAAAGTCATGTGCATGCCGCTGAGATGGTGATCGAAAAGGCGCGTCGAATGGTCGAGCAAGGTGAGCATGTGGTCATCCTGCTGGATTCGATTACCCGGCTTGCGCGTGCGTACAATGCGTTGGCCGCCAACTCGGGTAAAATCATGTCGGGAGGCGTCGAGGCGACCGCACTGCAAAAGCCCAAGCGGTTTTTCGGGTCTGCGCGAAACATCGAGGGCGGCGGTAGCATCACCATTATTGGTACCGCTTTGGTCGATACGGGCAGTCGTATGGACGAGGTGATTTTCGAGGAATTCAAGGGCACCGGCAACATGGAGTTGCATCTCGACCGTGGGCTTTCCGACAAACGTATTTTCCCTGCGATCAACATTGACCGCTCGGGTACGCGCAAAGAGGAGCTCATTTACCATCCAGAAGAGATGCTTCGCGTCTATGGTTTGCGCCGGGCCATGCAGGGCATACCGGCAGTGGAGGCGATGGACATGTTCATTCAGCGCTTGAAGAAAACCAAAACCAATGCGGAATTCTTAATGAGTTTGAATCGCTAG
- a CDS encoding type IV pilus twitching motility protein PilT, translated as MSYEMNDLLELMVEQGASDLHLQVGQPPTLRLSGGMVPIDGPALTPADTEKLMLAITPDNHQQGVKLNGGADYGFAYQEKARLRVSILRAKGNYGLVLRQIPNKMFSLREIGLPDKVRELLYRPRGLILVTGPTGSGKSTTLASMVNYINETRDGHIITIEDPIEYYHPHKHCIVTQREVGVDVPSFSEAIRRALRQDPDIILVGEMRDLETIEAAISAAETGHLVFGTLHTNGAAKTIDRIVDAFPANMKDMIRTQLASSIVAVISQVLCRKIGGGRIAGYEIMVNTNSIAALIRENKTFRISSDIQTGANLGMITMDSHLMSLVNNELVTADEALDKAQDVLVMREKLLAMGAELRKL; from the coding sequence ATGAGTTATGAAATGAACGATTTGCTGGAGCTGATGGTGGAGCAAGGTGCTTCAGACCTTCATCTCCAGGTCGGTCAACCGCCTACGCTTCGTCTTAGCGGCGGCATGGTTCCGATTGATGGACCGGCCCTAACTCCGGCCGATACCGAAAAGCTGATGCTGGCGATCACCCCAGATAATCACCAGCAAGGGGTTAAGTTGAATGGTGGAGCTGACTATGGTTTTGCCTATCAGGAAAAGGCACGGTTGCGCGTGAGCATTCTGCGAGCCAAGGGGAATTACGGTTTGGTGCTTCGACAGATCCCTAATAAAATGTTTAGCCTTCGCGAGATCGGCTTGCCCGATAAAGTACGCGAACTGCTCTATCGTCCCCGTGGTTTGATTTTGGTAACAGGTCCGACCGGATCAGGCAAGTCGACCACTTTGGCTTCGATGGTGAATTATATTAACGAGACTCGCGATGGGCACATTATCACCATCGAGGATCCGATTGAATATTACCACCCCCACAAACACTGTATTGTCACGCAACGTGAAGTGGGCGTAGATGTTCCCAGTTTCTCCGAGGCTATTCGACGCGCGTTGCGGCAAGACCCTGATATTATATTGGTCGGTGAAATGCGCGACTTGGAGACGATTGAAGCCGCCATTAGTGCTGCTGAAACGGGACACCTTGTATTTGGGACCCTTCACACCAATGGCGCGGCAAAAACGATCGACCGTATCGTCGATGCATTTCCTGCCAACATGAAGGACATGATTCGCACGCAGCTCGCTTCATCGATCGTAGCGGTCATTTCGCAGGTGCTGTGCCGGAAAATCGGCGGCGGCCGAATTGCCGGTTATGAGATCATGGTTAACACCAACTCAATCGCTGCGCTTATCCGCGAGAATAAGACGTTCCGGATTTCCTCGGATATTCAAACGGGGGCCAATCTCGGCATGATCACCATGGACTCGCACCTGATGAGTTTGGTTAACAACGAGTTGGTTACAGCTGATGAGGCACTCGATAAGGCTCAGGATGTTTTGGTCATGCGCGAGAAACTCCTCGCGATGGGCGCCGAACTCCGCAAACTCTAA
- the tadA gene encoding Flp pilus assembly complex ATPase component TadA has product MFESHSYTILELCRDQHLVAPATLNDLNEEHKATGKPIATLLIEMGLLDKEMLLRKIAEHLGLEYLEGNIGDITNEVASSIQANLARMYGVVPVRSDGLSIDLMAIDPFNNQVIDDLTFALGKDVRMVVVDPGRVEGLLKLHYGEDDATIDDLLKEISGDDHDAGAKGGKDLSAHDLESMAGQTPIIRFVNLVIGQAIRDKASDIHFEPFEHEFKIRYRIDGALYEMAPPPPHLALPIGSRIKVLAGLNIAERRIPQDGRIKLTIGGRQVDLRVSTLPTQFGESIVLRVLDQSAVQLDISALGMPTDVYDGINEIIKRPNGIFIVTGPTGSGKTTTLYSALRVINTPDLKLLTAEDPVEYEIEGIMQVPVNHNVGLSFAAALRSFLRQDPDVIMLGEIRDLETAQIAIQAALTGHLVLSTLHTNDASGAVTRLVDMGVEPFLIASSLEAVLAQRLVRRICKSCRTAYEPPAVLLQQLGIDPVDIGNREFFYGKGCDICSNSGYKGRMGVYEWLRMSEGVRDLVVARASTLVIKQKALEQGMRTLRDDGLRAIFDGATSIEEIVKYT; this is encoded by the coding sequence ATGTTTGAAAGCCACAGTTATACTATTCTCGAGCTTTGCCGTGATCAGCATCTGGTCGCTCCCGCTACGCTTAATGACCTCAATGAGGAGCATAAAGCCACAGGCAAACCGATTGCCACGCTCCTCATTGAGATGGGGTTGTTGGATAAGGAGATGCTCCTCCGTAAGATCGCCGAGCACTTAGGGTTGGAATACCTGGAGGGTAATATAGGCGATATTACGAATGAAGTTGCCAGTTCGATTCAAGCCAACTTGGCCCGTATGTATGGCGTGGTCCCGGTGCGATCAGATGGCTTGAGCATCGATCTAATGGCCATCGATCCCTTTAATAACCAAGTTATCGACGATCTCACCTTTGCGCTCGGCAAGGACGTGCGCATGGTGGTGGTGGATCCAGGCCGTGTTGAGGGGCTGCTTAAGCTTCATTATGGCGAAGACGATGCCACCATTGATGATCTTCTTAAGGAGATATCGGGTGACGATCACGACGCCGGAGCCAAAGGGGGCAAAGATCTTTCGGCCCATGATTTGGAGTCGATGGCCGGACAAACCCCAATCATTCGCTTCGTCAATTTAGTGATTGGTCAGGCGATTCGGGACAAGGCATCCGACATCCATTTCGAGCCCTTTGAGCACGAATTTAAGATTCGTTATCGTATTGACGGAGCGCTCTATGAGATGGCTCCGCCGCCTCCGCACCTCGCGTTGCCAATCGGCTCCCGCATTAAGGTTCTTGCTGGCCTTAATATAGCCGAGCGGCGTATCCCCCAGGACGGCCGTATTAAACTCACTATTGGTGGCCGTCAGGTCGATCTTCGTGTCTCGACTCTACCGACACAGTTCGGCGAATCGATTGTATTGCGCGTACTCGACCAATCGGCCGTGCAATTAGATATTTCCGCGCTCGGTATGCCGACGGATGTTTATGACGGAATTAATGAAATAATTAAGCGGCCCAATGGTATTTTTATCGTTACCGGGCCGACCGGATCGGGCAAAACGACCACGCTTTATTCTGCCCTTCGAGTGATTAATACTCCGGACCTTAAGCTTCTTACAGCCGAGGATCCCGTTGAGTATGAAATCGAAGGAATCATGCAGGTCCCTGTGAATCACAATGTCGGCTTAAGTTTTGCCGCCGCGCTGCGTTCATTCCTGCGCCAAGATCCCGACGTGATCATGTTAGGAGAAATCCGCGACTTGGAGACGGCGCAGATCGCAATCCAAGCTGCGTTAACCGGACATTTGGTGCTTTCAACCCTTCACACCAACGACGCCTCGGGTGCCGTTACTCGTCTTGTCGACATGGGCGTTGAACCGTTCCTCATCGCTTCATCACTTGAGGCCGTGTTGGCGCAACGTCTCGTTCGCCGCATCTGCAAGTCCTGTCGAACGGCTTATGAACCCCCCGCAGTGCTCTTGCAACAACTTGGAATCGACCCGGTGGATATCGGCAATCGCGAGTTCTTCTATGGCAAGGGTTGTGATATTTGCAGTAACAGCGGTTATAAGGGACGTATGGGCGTTTACGAGTGGTTGCGCATGAGCGAGGGTGTGCGCGACTTGGTCGTGGCTCGCGCCTCGACCCTGGTTATAAAACAAAAGGCCCTTGAGCAGGGAATGCGCACCCTTCGGGATGATGGCTTACGTGCAATATTCGACGGCGCGACGTCCATCGAGGAAATCGTGAAGTACACCTAA
- the tadA gene encoding Flp pilus assembly complex ATPase component TadA → MTSSDDFVLQLAVDKGVLTKSQINAASVQLASHSNPNIAPPSLVEALIASRVVEARQLSKLLADEFGMPLVDLPALRVPNVEAMALVSRAFATRYNVFPISREGGVLKLAIADPLDVDAIDSLSHVIKLTIEPSVAPAGDIKHAITRFYGKDADGLNAMLDDFSIGGAEAVAVSTVPVAGMANVEDGDAPIIKLVHQIILEAIQRRASDIHLEPLEKRFRVRYRIDGVLVEVESPPKRLQLSMISRLKIMANISIAEKRIPQDGRIQINTSAKQIDLRVSSLPTAHGESIVMRILDKDGLQLGLPELGFFSDDQAIVERLIALPDGIMLVTGPTGSGKTTTLYSCLHFINKSDRKIITVEDPVEYQLAGINQVPVRHDVGMTFASALRAMLRQAPNIVMVGEIRDLETAEIAINASLTGHMVFSTLHTNDAPGAITRLIDIGVKPFLVSTSLRAAVAQRLVRKICKQCKKAFTPDANELRSLNITPQQAASATFMRGEGCQNCNGTGYRGRNGIFEMFVVNEEIQRMIYENVGTAKLRDKARSLGMRTMREDGVRKVLAGQSTIDEVVSITVGDAS, encoded by the coding sequence GTGACATCCTCCGACGATTTCGTTCTGCAGCTTGCCGTTGATAAAGGCGTGCTCACTAAGTCACAGATCAATGCAGCGAGTGTCCAACTCGCCTCGCACAGCAACCCAAACATTGCACCTCCCTCGCTGGTTGAGGCCCTGATCGCCAGCCGAGTGGTGGAAGCACGCCAACTGAGCAAGTTGCTGGCTGACGAGTTCGGCATGCCCTTGGTTGACTTGCCTGCGTTGCGGGTGCCCAACGTTGAGGCGATGGCTTTGGTCTCTCGGGCTTTTGCTACACGTTACAACGTGTTTCCAATTTCGCGGGAAGGTGGCGTCCTTAAACTCGCGATCGCTGATCCGCTCGATGTGGACGCGATTGATAGTCTAAGTCATGTCATCAAGTTAACCATCGAGCCATCGGTTGCTCCTGCCGGTGATATCAAGCACGCCATAACGCGTTTCTACGGCAAAGATGCCGATGGGCTGAATGCGATGTTGGATGACTTTTCTATTGGGGGCGCGGAGGCGGTTGCCGTTTCCACCGTTCCCGTGGCTGGCATGGCCAACGTTGAAGACGGTGATGCGCCCATCATCAAGCTGGTTCACCAAATCATTCTGGAGGCGATTCAGCGCCGGGCCTCGGACATTCACCTTGAGCCGTTGGAAAAGCGCTTCCGCGTCCGGTACCGAATCGACGGCGTGCTGGTGGAAGTCGAGAGTCCGCCTAAACGGCTTCAGCTCTCCATGATTTCACGCCTGAAAATCATGGCGAACATCTCGATCGCGGAAAAACGCATTCCGCAGGACGGTCGCATTCAGATCAACACGAGTGCTAAGCAGATCGACCTGCGTGTTTCCTCTTTGCCGACCGCGCACGGTGAAAGCATCGTGATGCGTATTTTGGATAAAGATGGACTCCAGTTGGGGTTACCTGAGCTTGGGTTTTTCAGTGATGACCAGGCCATTGTTGAGCGGCTGATCGCGTTACCCGATGGTATCATGTTGGTGACCGGACCGACTGGCTCGGGTAAGACCACCACGCTGTATTCCTGTCTCCATTTCATTAACAAATCCGATCGTAAGATCATCACGGTTGAGGATCCGGTCGAGTATCAGCTGGCTGGTATCAATCAAGTTCCGGTCCGCCATGATGTGGGCATGACATTCGCTTCGGCGCTGCGTGCGATGTTACGTCAAGCGCCCAACATCGTGATGGTGGGTGAAATTCGCGATTTGGAGACCGCTGAAATCGCAATCAACGCCTCGCTCACCGGTCACATGGTGTTTTCCACGTTGCACACCAACGATGCGCCAGGAGCCATTACCCGCCTAATCGATATTGGTGTTAAGCCGTTCCTGGTGTCGACCTCCCTGCGCGCCGCCGTTGCACAGCGACTGGTGCGCAAGATTTGTAAGCAATGTAAAAAGGCATTCACTCCCGATGCTAACGAGTTACGTTCGCTCAACATCACCCCGCAGCAAGCCGCTTCGGCGACATTCATGCGGGGTGAAGGCTGTCAGAATTGCAATGGCACCGGTTACCGGGGGCGTAATGGCATCTTTGAGATGTTCGTGGTGAATGAGGAGATTCAGCGCATGATCTACGAGAATGTCGGTACGGCCAAACTCCGCGATAAGGCCCGCTCCCTCGGCATGCGTACGATGCGTGAAGACGGCGTCCGCAAGGTGCTAGCCGGTCAATCAACGATTGATGAAGTCGTCTCCATCACCGTGGGTGACGCGAGCTAG
- a CDS encoding dephospho-CoA kinase, producing MILGLTGSMGGGKSTAARFFVDEGFRLLDTDRIVREELLTSPPVITQIAARFPSAVNAQNEVQRPILAGFVFANKADLHWLEGLLHPLIYEKWREAFASAPQADWVVEAPLLFEQNLENWFDFTVCVATSSANQLARLIERGITQSLAEQRISTQLPLVQKIEKADFILSNDGTPEALRLQVKHLAERLRRTGLQPISK from the coding sequence ATGATTTTAGGACTTACAGGCAGCATGGGCGGAGGAAAATCCACGGCCGCACGTTTTTTTGTGGATGAGGGATTCCGGCTGCTGGATACGGACCGGATTGTTCGCGAGGAATTGCTGACTTCGCCCCCTGTTATCACCCAGATCGCGGCGCGGTTCCCTTCCGCGGTGAACGCGCAAAATGAAGTGCAGCGCCCGATCTTGGCCGGGTTTGTTTTCGCAAATAAGGCTGATCTTCATTGGCTGGAGGGTCTGCTGCATCCGCTCATTTATGAGAAATGGCGCGAGGCTTTCGCGAGTGCACCCCAAGCCGATTGGGTGGTGGAGGCACCGCTTCTTTTTGAGCAAAACCTGGAAAATTGGTTTGATTTCACGGTGTGCGTCGCGACATCGTCCGCCAATCAACTTGCTCGGTTGATAGAGCGCGGAATTACCCAATCGCTCGCCGAGCAGCGTATTTCCACGCAATTGCCTTTGGTTCAGAAAATAGAAAAAGCCGATTTTATCCTGTCGAATGACGGCACTCCGGAAGCCTTGCGCCTGCAAGTTAAGCATCTGGCTGAGCGGCTTCGTCGCACGGGATTACAGCCCATTTCAAAGTAG